From Candidatus Tanganyikabacteria bacterium, the proteins below share one genomic window:
- a CDS encoding phospholipid carrier-dependent glycosyltransferase — translation MNEAVPAPPPATGAGGRLARWREAARRNPREWFANWLTAALILRLVLVALPVGFWIDIGSFQAWSNKLAEAGPTKFYESIWSDYPPAYMYVLWVLGLIYQGLNWGIGGVFTVLGMAAPALGGLHVFLVKLPGVACDILNAWLIFKILEGRVSQRTAYRAALAYAFNPITLFISAIWGQMDAVLLSAMLAAVYMMLKGRLIPCILLTALAVLIKPQGLFLIPAIVVTQWWRHRPANWAMGITGGLLLGWLLILPFTAFSTKYPGLLGPVTFMWEKMQATAGTYPYSSVNAFNLWMPTKMWQPDDRKFFFLTHREVGLLLLGGTVALTAWAAFRQRLQLRASRVMLIFAIILLACFLLPTRMHERYLFPAVAMLALAAACNRNLRWNYWAFSVTALLNVMYAFFLYNTPKGLEGAWTPIKSYMETLWGLEMVMLNMWVFGDLIGTLVSGPAQEPERKWWQPAWAALIQARDWVRERSAIAWEKADWLHMGAISGAFFLLGVWNLYTPNEQIFDEVYHARTAKEFIDGTNPYEWTHPHLGKLFVAGGILLMNRVNGVLGAIGVRKFDPTASPPAGSVPVGAFDGFDGFGWRIASLVIGALVLCALYVLARRMFRSRPIATVAAGLLALDGVFWVQSRVAMTNIYITFFLLVGCIGLWEYCSRISYREDGERTTVHHFRAELWLLLWGVGIGGALASRWSSLFAWGIGFGIIGLHWLVARRKWLRAGGTALFVPRLLIYVVAVPVLIYVASYIPWFLQKGDHTLAELWQMQKNMWGYHAGMVATHNYQSPWWTWPFMHRPTWYYFHDWKNGTVSGIVAIGNPAVWWVYVPVFGLLAYHLWRTRDWRLAFLLAFGTGLWFAWGVQPRKLVFMHYLFEAIPFLCMGIAYLISRLFESRETRPVAWTYLAVAAGLFVFWYPLLTAIPVPWAFYSAHIWVSPFWY, via the coding sequence ATGAACGAAGCGGTACCCGCCCCGCCACCCGCCACCGGCGCCGGCGGCCGTCTGGCGCGGTGGCGCGAGGCCGCGCGCCGCAATCCGCGCGAATGGTTCGCCAACTGGCTGACCGCCGCGCTGATCCTGCGCCTCGTCCTGGTCGCCCTGCCCGTGGGCTTCTGGATAGACATCGGCAGCTTCCAGGCCTGGTCCAACAAGCTGGCGGAGGCCGGCCCGACGAAGTTCTACGAGTCCATCTGGAGCGACTATCCGCCCGCGTACATGTACGTGCTCTGGGTCCTGGGACTGATCTACCAGGGCCTCAACTGGGGCATCGGCGGCGTCTTCACCGTCCTGGGCATGGCCGCGCCCGCCCTTGGCGGGTTGCACGTGTTCCTGGTCAAGCTCCCGGGCGTCGCGTGCGACATCCTCAACGCCTGGCTGATCTTCAAGATCCTCGAGGGGCGGGTGAGCCAGCGGACGGCTTACCGGGCCGCCCTGGCGTACGCCTTCAACCCGATCACGCTGTTCATCTCGGCGATCTGGGGCCAGATGGACGCGGTCCTGCTCTCGGCGATGCTCGCGGCCGTCTACATGATGCTCAAGGGCCGCCTGATTCCGTGCATCCTGCTGACCGCTTTGGCGGTGCTGATCAAGCCGCAGGGACTCTTCCTCATTCCCGCCATAGTCGTCACCCAGTGGTGGCGCCATCGCCCGGCCAACTGGGCCATGGGCATCACCGGCGGCCTGCTGCTCGGCTGGCTGCTGATCCTGCCTTTCACGGCCTTCTCGACCAAGTACCCGGGTTTGCTCGGGCCGGTCACCTTCATGTGGGAGAAGATGCAGGCCACGGCCGGCACGTACCCGTACAGTTCGGTCAACGCGTTCAACCTCTGGATGCCCACCAAGATGTGGCAACCCGACGACCGGAAGTTCTTCTTCCTCACCCATCGCGAGGTCGGTTTGCTGCTGCTGGGCGGCACCGTCGCCCTGACGGCCTGGGCGGCGTTCAGGCAACGCCTGCAACTGCGGGCGTCGCGGGTGATGCTGATCTTCGCCATCATCCTGCTGGCCTGCTTCCTGCTGCCGACCCGGATGCACGAGCGCTACCTTTTCCCGGCGGTCGCGATGCTCGCGCTGGCCGCGGCCTGCAACCGCAACCTCCGCTGGAACTACTGGGCGTTCAGCGTCACCGCCCTTCTGAACGTCATGTACGCATTCTTCCTGTACAACACGCCTAAAGGCCTGGAAGGGGCATGGACGCCCATCAAGTCCTACATGGAGACCCTCTGGGGGCTCGAGATGGTGATGCTGAACATGTGGGTGTTCGGCGACCTGATAGGCACCCTGGTATCCGGCCCCGCGCAAGAGCCCGAGCGGAAGTGGTGGCAGCCGGCGTGGGCGGCGCTGATCCAGGCGCGGGACTGGGTGCGCGAGCGATCGGCGATCGCCTGGGAGAAGGCCGACTGGCTGCACATGGGGGCGATATCCGGCGCGTTCTTCCTGCTGGGCGTCTGGAACCTCTACACGCCAAACGAGCAGATCTTCGACGAGGTCTACCACGCTCGCACCGCCAAGGAGTTCATCGACGGCACCAATCCCTACGAGTGGACCCACCCGCACCTGGGCAAGCTCTTCGTGGCTGGCGGCATCCTGCTGATGAACCGCGTCAACGGCGTGCTGGGGGCCATCGGCGTCCGGAAGTTCGATCCCACCGCGTCGCCGCCGGCCGGTTCCGTGCCGGTGGGGGCCTTCGACGGCTTCGACGGCTTCGGCTGGCGCATCGCGAGCCTGGTGATTGGTGCCCTGGTGCTCTGCGCGCTCTACGTGCTGGCGCGGCGGATGTTCCGCTCGCGGCCGATCGCCACCGTCGCCGCCGGCCTGCTGGCCCTCGACGGCGTGTTCTGGGTGCAGAGCCGGGTCGCGATGACCAACATCTACATCACCTTCTTCCTGCTGGTGGGTTGCATCGGCCTCTGGGAGTACTGCAGCCGCATCTCCTACCGGGAAGACGGGGAGCGGACCACCGTCCACCACTTCCGCGCGGAGCTATGGCTGCTCCTCTGGGGCGTCGGCATCGGCGGAGCCCTGGCCTCGCGGTGGTCGTCGCTTTTCGCCTGGGGCATCGGTTTCGGCATCATCGGCCTCCACTGGTTGGTGGCGCGCCGCAAGTGGCTGCGGGCCGGGGGCACCGCCCTGTTCGTGCCGCGGCTCCTGATCTACGTCGTGGCGGTGCCCGTGCTGATCTACGTCGCCAGCTACATCCCCTGGTTCCTGCAGAAGGGCGACCACACCCTCGCCGAACTGTGGCAGATGCAGAAGAACATGTGGGGCTACCACGCCGGGATGGTGGCCACGCACAACTACCAGTCGCCGTGGTGGACCTGGCCGTTCATGCACCGCCCCACCTGGTATTACTTCCACGACTGGAAGAACGGCACCGTGTCGGGCATCGTGGCCATCGGCAACCCGGCCGTCTGGTGGGTGTACGTGCCCGTGTTCGGGCTGCTCGCCTACCACCTCTGGCGCACCCGGGACTGGCGCCTCGCCTTCCTCCTGGCGTTCGGCACAGGGCTGTGGTTCGCCTGGGGCGTCCAGCCGCGCAAGCTCGTGTTCATGCACTACCTGTTCGAGGCCATCCCGTTCCTGTGCATGGGCATCGCGTACCTGATCAGCCGCCTCTTCGAGAGCCGGGAGACGCGCCCGGTCGCCTGGACCTACCTGGCGGTCGCCGCCGGTCTCTTCGTCTTCTGGTATCCGCTGCTGACCGCCATTCCGGTGCCGTGGGCGTTCTACAGCGCGCATATCTGGGTCAGCCCGTTCTGGTACTGA
- a CDS encoding IS1595 family transposase: MDDFPLTLPELEERFSSEDSCRSYLFQLRWPDGFSCPRCGGAKAWPLKRGPFQCAGCALQVSVTAGTIFQDTRTPLTLWYRAIWWVTSQKYGANALGLQRVLGLGSYETAWTWLHKLRRAMVRPGRDRLSGDVEIDETFVGGHEEGVSGRETETKALVVIAVEMGEGRTMGRLRMRCVPDASQESLEAFIGEAIEPGSVIHSDGWRGYSTAGLEKLGYGHEPVNIKASGSKAHELLPRVHIVASLLKRWLLGTHQGAVSRAHLDYYLDEFTFRFNRRASQYRGKLFYRLLEQAVAVEPVPYEAMVKGVRGPERLRRRKLSRRRHQKAT; this comes from the coding sequence ATGGACGACTTTCCGTTGACGCTCCCCGAGCTTGAGGAGCGCTTCTCCTCGGAGGATTCCTGCCGGTCCTACCTGTTTCAGCTCCGGTGGCCCGACGGGTTCTCGTGCCCCCGGTGCGGTGGGGCAAAGGCCTGGCCCTTGAAGCGGGGCCCGTTTCAGTGTGCGGGCTGCGCCCTTCAGGTATCGGTAACTGCCGGGACGATTTTCCAAGACACACGCACCCCGCTGACGCTCTGGTACCGAGCGATCTGGTGGGTGACCAGCCAGAAGTACGGCGCCAACGCCCTTGGCCTGCAGCGGGTTCTGGGACTCGGCAGCTATGAGACGGCATGGACCTGGCTTCACAAACTGCGTCGAGCTATGGTGCGCCCGGGCAGGGACCGCCTGTCTGGTGATGTCGAGATCGACGAGACCTTCGTGGGCGGCCATGAAGAGGGCGTCAGCGGGAGAGAGACCGAAACTAAGGCCCTGGTTGTCATCGCCGTTGAAATGGGGGAAGGCCGGACCATGGGGCGCCTGCGGATGCGATGCGTTCCCGATGCGTCCCAAGAGTCGCTGGAAGCCTTCATCGGCGAAGCCATCGAACCCGGCTCCGTCATCCACTCCGACGGGTGGCGAGGTTACTCGACTGCCGGCCTTGAGAAGCTGGGATACGGGCACGAGCCCGTGAACATCAAGGCCAGTGGAAGCAAGGCGCACGAACTGTTGCCACGTGTCCACATAGTCGCCTCGCTCCTCAAGAGGTGGCTTCTCGGCACGCACCAAGGCGCCGTCAGCCGGGCACACCTCGACTACTACCTCGACGAGTTCACATTCCGCTTCAACCGCCGTGCATCGCAGTACCGGGGAAAGCTCTTCTACCGGCTCTTGGAGCAGGCGGTCGCAGTCGAGCCCGTGCCCTACGAGGCCATGGTCAAGGGGGTTCGCGGACCAGAAAGACTCCGTCGCCGCAAACTGTCTCGTCGCCGACATCAGAAGGCTACCTGA